One part of the Pristiophorus japonicus isolate sPriJap1 chromosome 21, sPriJap1.hap1, whole genome shotgun sequence genome encodes these proteins:
- the c1ql1l2 gene encoding C1q-related factor: protein MVLILVIVIPVLVNSVGTAAHYEMLGTCRMVCEPYLATSASPGAAQALTENHLVPPSTLLQGPQGKAGRPGKPGSAGPPGDRGAPGPMGPPGERGETGRPGPPGTPGSGTGAISAATYSTVPKVAFYAGLKNPHEGYEVLKFDDVVTNLGNHYDGSSGRFTCSIPGTYFFTYHVLMRGGDGTSMWADLCKNGQVRSSAIAQDADQNYDYASNSVILHLDAGDEVYIKLDGGKAHGGNNNKYSTFSGFIIYTD from the exons ATGGTGCTGATTCTGGTGATCGTGATCCCGGTGCTGGTCAACTCGGTGGGCACGGCCGCCCACTACGAGATGCTGGGCACCTGCCGCATGGTGTGCGAGCCTTACCTGGCCACCAGCGCCAGCCCCGGGGCAGCCCAGGCGCTAACCGAGAACCACCTGGTGCCACCTTCCACCTTGCTCCAGGGACCCCAGGGCAAAGCCGGCCGCCCCGGCAAACCGGGCTCGGCAGGACCCCCCGGGGACAGGGGGGCTCCCGGGCCAATGGGGccgcccggggagaggggagaaacAGGGCGACCCGGGCCGCCAGGGACCCCCGGGAGCGGAACAGGCGCTATCAGCGCCGCCACCTACAGCACGGTGCCCAAGGTGGCGTTCTACGCCGGCCTCAAGAACCCGCACGAAGGCTATGAGGTCCTCAAGTTTGACGACGTGGTGACCAACCTGGGCAACCACTACGACGGCTCGAGTGGCAGGTTCACCTGCTCCATCCCCGGCACCTACTTCTTCACCTACCATGTTCTGATGCGGGGAGGCGATGGCACCAGTATGTGGGCGGACCTCTGCAAGAACGGCCAG GTCCGCTCCAGCGCCATTGCCCAGGACGCTGACCAGAACTATGACTACGCCAGCAACAGTGTCATCCTGCACCTGGACGCAGGGGATGAGGTCTACATCAAGCTGGACGGCGGCAAGGCTCACGGGGGCAACAACAACAAGTACAGCACCTTCTCGGGATTTATAATATATACGGACTGA